The following proteins come from a genomic window of Dreissena polymorpha isolate Duluth1 chromosome 1, UMN_Dpol_1.0, whole genome shotgun sequence:
- the LOC127850981 gene encoding uncharacterized protein LOC127850981 yields the protein MRHKQKFPMKRVKKHKGYSPSALTNAYKLVKETGIPIKTAARQYGVPHNTLRDRVKGRVDPETTMTGSGPLFTLEEEAKLVAHIKLMADLGYGFTITEVVSKASDYAVFLKKRTRDKPLTVKWFKGLRNRWPELRVIKPRGLAKCRAEATNEQAVKSYFTNLENVLKSKNLIDKPECIYNIDEKGFQTEHAPPYIVSGNASAPAITSSRTATTTVIGGGNAIGTQIPPFFVFQGARMNETLMQGASSGSDAIMSKTDWSNSSIFLEYLQSHFIKYIQRSDPNQQIIIIFDGHKSHINVPVLEWAKKNNIILFVLPAHTSHVLQPLDVACYGPLQKIYNYACQKFIREHPSSKITRYNIAELASNAYVTALSVNNLRAAFEKTGIFPFNRTVISADIFKPSIPYVVPQENTLASDTQPCIDNYFTTAENIIEMKKAHHTLKKTLRNHVSGQEITSDCINQEILSQPLPRSKDTPVFPINKRKQTKTNATNVNQSNVPLPEPLPGPSHIGICDTDSQSSEDDVSEEDKCCVCKLFQPKELKNCVSLVFTKWAQCDHQNCGHWTHLIYCCKQKVVRRNDVFECPCHKSEE from the exons ATGCGtcacaaacag AAATTCCCAATGAAAAGAGTTAAAAAACATAAGGGGTACTCTCCATCAGCACTCACAAATGCTTACAAACTTGTAAAAGAAACTGGGATCCCTATTAAAACTGCTGCTAGACAGTATGGAGTGCCACATAACACCCTTCGCGATAGGGTAAAAGGCCGCGTGGATCCAGAAACCACGATGACAGGTTCTGGTCCACTATTTACATTGGAAGAGGAGGCAAAGTTAGTAGCACATATTAAACTGATGGCTGATTTGGGGTACGGTTTTACCATAACAGAAGTGGTCTCAAAAGCAAGTGACTATGCAGTCTTTCTTAAGAAGAGAACACGGGACAAACCATTGACCGTGAAATGGTTTAAGGGCTTGCGCAACAGGTGGCCGGAGCTCAGAGTCATAAAACCTAGGGGGTTAGCTAAATGTAGGGCAGAAGCTACCAATGAACAAGCTGTTAAAAGCTATTTCACAAATTTAGAAAATGTGCTGAAAAGTAAAAACCTTATTGACAAACCTGAGTGTATATATAACATAGATGAAAAAGGGTTTCAAACTGAACATGCCCCACCATACATAGTAAGTGGTAATGCATCAGCTCCCGCAATCACCTCTTCACGGACAGCAACAACCACGGTCATTGGTGGCGGTAACGCAATTGGGACACAGATTCCTCCCTTCTTTGTTTTCCAGGGTGCGAGAATGAATGAAACATTAATGCAAGGTGCTTCTTCAGGATCAGATGCAATTATGTCAAAGACAGACTGGTCTAATTCAAGCATTTTTTTGGAATATTTACAATCCCACTTCATCAAGTACATTCAAAGATCTGATCCTAATCAGCAAATTATCATCATATTTGACGGCCACAAATCTCACATCAATGTCCCTGTGTTGGAATGggcaaagaaaaacaacataattttgtttgtccTTCCAGCACATACATCTCACGTGCTTCAACCTCTTGATGTAGCCTGCTATGGACCTCtgcagaaaatatataattatgcatgTCAAAAATTTATCAGAGAACATCCATCTTCAAAAATCACAAGATACAATATTGCAGAATTAGCATCCAATGCATATGTGACAGCATTATCCGTGAATAACCTGAGGGCTGCCTTTGAAAAGACTGGCATATTTCCATTCAATAGAACTGTGATAAGTGCTGACATTTTTAAGCCATCAATTCCTTATGTTGTTCCTCAAGAAAACACATTGGCTTCTGACACTCAGCCATGCATTGACAATTACTTTACAACTGCCgaaaacataattgaaatgaaGAAAGCACACCATACACTAAAAAAGACTTTAAGAAATCATGTGTCTGGTCAGGAAATAACTAGTGATTGCATAAATCAAGAAATATTATCACAGCCTTTACCACGTTCCAAAGATACACCAGTCTTTCCtatcaacaaaagaaaacaaacaaaaacaaatgcaacaaatGTCAATCAAAGTAATGTCCCCCTCCCAGAACCTCTTCCTGGACCTTCGCACATTGGCATCTGTGATACTGATAGTCAGTCTTCTGAAGATGATGTTTCTGAAGAAGACAAATGTTGTGTGTGTAAACTTTTTCAACCCAAGGAACTGAAAAACTGTGTTTCCCTTGTGTTTACAAAATGGGCACAATGTGATCACCAAAACTGTGGACATTGGACACACTTGATTTATTGTTGCAAACAGAAAGTTGTTCGGCGGAATGATGTCTTCGAATGCCCATGTCATAAAAGTGAAgagtaa